The DNA sequence GGCTGCCCGGTGAAGAAGAGGGTAGAAAGAGACAAAGAAGACCCAAGCTATGTGATAACCACCTACGAGGGGACGCACAACCACATGAGTCCCGGTGTTGTTTACTACACGACCCAAGACGACGCCTCAGGCCGGTTTTATGTGGCCGGTTGCGGATTGCCTCTAGATTCATGAAAACCTGAACGCAGTTGCTTCACAAGCCAGAGTACTCAAATCTGGCTGCAGATATATAGCCTCCAGCGAAGCAACtgcaatgcttttttttttttttttgttgttgttgctgaAGTACGGCTGCATATGCTTTTCAATTCTCGTGCAAATGATTAGCTTGGCTTGGCTTGTGGAATGAAACTTTTTCTTGCACCAATTTAGTCTGAGATTTTCGTTCTTGCAGCCATAgtaagttaattaattaaactctttaatttttcTCTCTATTTATAAATTGAAAGCAAAAGTATGGATTTTTATGATAGTTCCATCATTTCTTTGATTCGAGATATCAACAACGATCTAAACTTCTACTTTAGCTACAAGCATTTCAAACTCTCAATGGTACTTAATTATCCTGGCAACGAGGATTCATGCCTTCTTTGAAAGGGCAACATTATTATTCCCTTTGAGGGTGGCTTGGAACCTAAGAGGTGATAATACTTTGACATCTTGCTGTTGTTTGAGCAAGAActtaacttatatatatataattatgttAGCCCAATAATGAATTTAATATATATTAGAGTGTGTAGTGTCCATTTTCTAAGCCCACCAAGAGAATTTTTctccatttcctttttttttttttaagcaaaatcgTTCAAAGAGATCTTAAGAATTGATTGATGGATTCATGAAATAGCTCAATATAAATTAACAACAATCACAATACATTGGAATAATCTGCAAGTACCACAATTTTGTCACCTAATGTTGATTAAGTTATGGTATTTGGTGACCCAAATAACTAAATGaaatcatggaaaagtcttAAGAGAGTAAAAAAATCATACCATCGGATCTACATTTCTATACATCGAGCACTTTAGGTGTTTGTGTTATTGCTCCTTTTTTGGTCAAGAAGACATGCTTTAGTGTACTTCAtccatttaataaaaaatacctAAACTCTTTGAAAGACTTGATGCTCAAAGTCAAAATAATGGAAATTTCTATTTAGCGTTCGTCAAACTAATATTATTTTACAATCTTTGAAGAGTCAACCTTGTccttatttttattcttatgtTTCTAAATGTGTTGAATgtgctccaaaaaaaaaaaaaaaatgaaacaaaccCTTTCACACACATCTTGCAAATATTGTAATAATAACTTTCTTGTAGCATCTCAATAAGAATCAAAGAGGAGAGAGGCTTTTATcacacaaaaaaatataaaaatattatttaacataatcTTCACTATTATAATGCAAATCCGGCAGCTGTTAGCTTTATTTAAACTAAACTAAACCATATAAAcactttttaataataaataaattagttttttttttctcctaagaaagagagacaagaAAAGAGGACAGATATCAATTTAGCATaaataagtataaaattattaactagatcTAATATTAGGAATAACTATTGACAATCTCTCCATGCGTGCATCTCACGTGCCGAGAACTCctctaaataaaaaagaaaagaaatgtggGCCCCACAGGATAAGCCCCTTCCGCTTCCATTGGCTCCGATGGGATTTGCCATTAGGCGGTGGAAAAACCGATGAAGGAGGGGGGGAAGTAGAGGAGAAGACGCCCGTGGCTGCGCATCGACGCCACTGACCTAATCTTAATCTCGCCGAAACCCCGAAGAAAATGGCGGCGTCAACGatgtcctccgccgccgccgccgccacctactcttcttccctctccccctcctcttctctctcctccaaGAGCAAACCCCTCAAGATCCTCGCCATGGCCTCCAGAAAGAAGGTATCTTTCTTGCCCACCCCTCAAGCTTCTCGAACGGGCCAATTTCTGATCTCTTATACCGTATGTTACTAACCCTAATCCCATTTTGGATTGCAGGTGAATAGGTACGACGGGAATTGGGCGAAGCAGTGGTACGGGGCGGGGATCTTCGTGGAGGGCAGCGAGGAGGTGAGCGTGGACGTGGTCAAGAAGCTTGAGGAGCGCAAGGTCCTCAGCGGCGTTGAGAAGGCTGGCCTCCTCTCCAAGGCCGAGCAGCTCGGCTTCACGCTCTCCTCCATCGAGAAGCTCGGGTTCTTCTCCAAGGCAGAGGAGCTCGGCCTCCTCAGCTTCCTCGAGAGGGCCGCCGGTGTCTCCCCCTCCGTCCTCGCCTCGGTGTCGCTGCCGCTCTTGCTCGCTGCCGTCGCCGCCGTTGTCCTTATCCCCGACGACTCCGCCGCGCTCGTGGCCGCGCAGGTCGTCGTCGCCGCCGCCCTCTTGATCGGCGCCGTCGGGCTCTTCGTGGGGTCGGTCTTGTTGGGCGGGCTACAAGAGTCCGACTGAAGGGCGACGAAGCCAGTTCTCCGCGGTGTACGTCCGAAGTGGTATTCTTCGATAGACTACTCCCTTGGgttttgctctatttatttttttaataaatatattatagtTGTGCTGTTACGGAATTATTTGTATCAACttttatgctcataatgcttatAAATGATGCTAGTTTCTAAGAATTCATTCGTTCTACTCTCAATTAAATATTAATTGCCAGTACATAGATAATAACACAACATTTGGAATTGAAATCCTAAGGTTGTATATGTCTTTACTTGGCGATTTTAACTTTTAAGCAAGACTGTTTTGTTTAAGATCATCTAGTAGGCAACTTCTAGTGCTGTTTTCCTTTTGAACATATCAGCCTCTATGAGCGAGTGATTACATTTAACTCTATGCATAAGCCTGATAGTGCCCTTTAGGAATGTGAACGCCCCCTCCCAAGAGACCATTACTTGACATTCTTTCTTACCTTCAGTCAGGCATTGGTGATTAGTAGTTGCTGCTATAGTATTGAAAGAGTACTCATAATAGAGTCAGGGCACCTCTCTTAGGTTATGATATATAATGTAACAGCCATTATATGTACATTAGAACCGTTTTAACATCATTAAGTCATGGTAGGATGTCTgttatctgattttttttttttttttttttgagtgttACGTTGCCTCAACCAATGTAATGAATGCTTGGGAATGACAATCTTTACATCACCTTGCTGAAAAAAGTGAAACCAAATATCAGGGTTGGGACAGGGCTGGATCGTTATGGTTATGCTACTTAACCTTGTGGAGAAAATGACTAGTACCTCCAACAAGAAACTATTGAATGGAGCCAGGGCCACATAAATGGCCAATATGATGCCATGGCAACATTCAATGGGCAACTCATTCGCAACATTGTGAGCAAGCTTGCTAAAATAAGATCCAAGCAGGGAGTAGTTCTCTAAGATTTGAGCAGAGGGGTGACAGATTGGAGGGGGAGAATTTTTAGTTAGTGGACTTGCAAACAGTTATAGAATTCTAGGAAACCAAGTGAGAAGGTAGCCTATATTACAAATCCGAGTTAGAGGGTTCTTCCTTAGGATTATGATTATGTAAACATTCAAATCTTAGAAATCTTACATGGATGATCATGTACAAGTCATCGCAATGcatgtttagaaatcaaaatgggGTTGACTTTCGATTTTCTGCATAGACCATTCATTGTGCAGAACAGATTACAAATAGAAAAAAGAGGGCAGGCAGGGGGGACAACAAAACATCGTAAGCAATGCTTTTCTTTCCCCTGCAGGATGAGATCATAGAAGGCAACATGGTGATAATATTTATTGATGGATGAAGTATCCTAGGAAGACCAAAATTCGCCCAAATGCTGTAATAAGCAGTAGGCTCCTCCCTTCCTAATTGTAGAGGTCATGTGAATGTGCCTCATTTCTGAGCTCAGTCCTTAACCCGCAATGTAGAATCTTCAACTGAATAAAGAATTGCAACCTGCATGGACAACAATTGATATACTAGCTTATATTTCAGAGTTTCTTTCCCTGACACTTTTACCCTAATCCACCACTAGCTTATACTACTTCACAAAAGTATCTTTGAGGTCAGGAGGATGGTACATGTACATTATAAGCTGTGCTTGAAGGTCTGATATAGGATCTTCTACTATCACATGATTGCTGTTAAATTTTTTGGAGCAAAAACACCACATCGATTCAACTTGTTGTAGCAAAAACTTTGTGCCACATAGCCCAAGAGAAACTTTTTAATGCAGGACTTTCCCCAAGAAAATACCATGTAAGTTTGTACTCAGATCACCCAGCTTAAGACTTTGACTGGTTGAACTTCTGATCTTGATCAGAATATTCAGGACCAGCTAGGGCGGGTCTTCACTTGCAAACTATCATTTAGCCTACCTTCTGCTTCCAATTGAGTGCTGGCATATGCGCCAACCAAGATAAGGTGTCAGACTTGAGATATTTGACAAAGGCATGCTCTGTTAACTCTCTAAGAACCAAGATAAAGCTACAAGTGCTCTGATCTGCACCAACCAAAATAATGTGTCAGCTTCCAGATGTTTGATAATAAAACGAAATCCTGCTCTATTAACCATTTAACCCCTCAGTACTCCCCTCCTTTTATATGGTTAGGTGGCCTGTCAGCAAGTTTGGAGGGCTATACCACAAGAAATAACCTTCCCCGTCCGAACCCCGACCACGATGAATCATGTTGGCTCCCTTCATCTAATACAATCATCAAGTGACATAAGCATTGAGGTTGCTGGCACCTTTGGTGTTGCCACTTTCACCCTTTTTTGGTAGGATTTGGTGCTGTTTCTTGTTTGTAATCTGCTTCTTTTTGTTGGCATCAAATCTATATAAATTGAGAGCACAGAACCTGCTAATTTTGTTGGCATTGACAAATAACTCGTTCACAAGCCTTCACAAGTGAATTTCTactccattgatttcttttgtatTAATAAAGAAGTATACTATGTTTATATCCCCAGTATACCTTTTAGGacctcgtttggttcgcgaaaaAAAATTTCTCACTGAAATGTTTTTCTTAGAAAGATGATTCTTGGGAAAATGATGTCTGAGAAAATAattttagcatgtttggttgatcattaAAAAGTTACACATTGTAGagtggcttatgtttggttgggcatttactttttgaaaaaattgtatgaaatatctattatacttttaataaagaaaaaaatcttactTATGGATTTTGATAACTTAAAGATACCCCCATTTCCAACCGGtggaaaaatagcttttctatgttcttcatgatttttttttttttatgaaatatataaattttattttcatgggaatactactttttcatctttctccattcaaaactccaaccaaacaagcgatatttttttgttttattttttaccaCATTTTCTTCTTTAACTAAACGAGTCCTTAAGGAACTGTACAATGTCTCTCCCATTTTTTAAGGTAGAAAAGTATGCTTCGGTGTGATGGCCATGCCCGCTATTATCTACTTGCAACCTAATGGAAGTCTCAACAGAGTTCCACAAAAACTGTCTCTCAGACAGCCAACGGCAGAACAACGTCCATAAATCCAACAGGACCAACACCAAGGACTAAGTTAACATACAATAGACAAACCCGATACATGTGGCTTGAGTTGTGAATTCTGCACATAAACTATAATTTTTGACCTggtttattaaaagttctttccAATTGAGCTTGTAAGCAGAAGATGAACAACTAAAAACCTGCAAGATAGGTGGTTTGTGGTATTGCATGATTTCAATAGTTACAAATTCCTTTTGCAGATGTGGGTTATGAGAGTTTTAATAAAGAGAGGGAACCATTAGATGAATTTCTGAGATACCTGGTTGTTATAGAGGGAGATGCTATGGAAACCAAAATCAGCGAAGATGGAAAACGTTGGACGGATAAAAGGTGTTTTTGTTCCAGAATTATTCTGGGCTGGAACTGGGCCTGTTTGGTTTGCTGAAGTCACCTTGGTGAGCCCTGGCCCGGTCATTTTGGGTCACTTCTCTTGTTCCTGAGCGATGCCGGGAGCTGACTGGACTCCATTTTGGGCCAACCCAAATGCCCAAATTATGTTCCTGTTCATAATACTCGTCGGGCAACCAAACTGGCCCCAATTCTTGATTTGCAATTTTTCGGGCTGGGTCCAGCTTTTAATAGAATCTAGTCCTGAATAAGTTTGGACTGGGCCATGATCAGGCGCATCCAACCGTTTTGGATCAAGTCCCGGGCAAGCAGATTTATTACTAAAGAAATTTTGGCCTGACTAGTTTATGCAAATATGGAAGTTAAATGTTATTGACGGAATAATCCAGTCCAAGCAAATTAACAACAGACCTGCGACCATTCTCCGAGATAGTCCCTGGAATCGGGTGTCAATCTGGCTTTTTAGCTTGATACAACTGTTCAGTATATATGAACAGTTTGTATTAGCCGTGAGATGGGCTGGtgttaaggctgcaaatggatcgGATTGACCCGAGACCCGACCCGCGTAGATCCGATCCGAcctgaattttaggacccgtggATTCGGGTCGGAtcttaaaattggacccgaatcattttttGGATTGGATCTGAGTTTACCGATTTCGATCCGAtccgaatttttctttttgtgtgtgtgtgttgggggggggggggggggggggtaattttttttttttggtatatgcgtgaggattctctctcaatctattacactgttgatacctttGGTGTtctgaactgaatatgggtcatgtgccagttttctgcaatggaattggattttggaagaaggtctgggatttcttttgtcctcgtgagaggggagctgggagacaccaagttccgtccaatcagtcatgtagataaaaaatagtgtgatgtgaaatttggctcgtagaccgacttagttagcaagtcatgggtcatctctactgactggaggtcaattgcaagtctttcaagtcatgggtcacccagcaacctcataattatgatattaccatattagatttgtccaaatcctttccaaaagcacaaagaaagTGGACTGATTTGGACTCGAACCCGACTTGGCCCAATCCGATCTTCAACCGAGTCGGATtttggtccaaaattaggatccgaatAAAAATCCGagtcggatcggggtcacttAGGACCCGATCCGACTCGACCGATTTGCACCCCTAGCTGATATAGTGGGTTGATTCCTCCTAATCATTTGCATGAGAAACCTCGAACTCCGTCAACCTAGCGGCCATAGGATGAATGCCTCGAATATAATGAGTGTTGTTGCTGCCAGAATTTAGCCCGACCGCAAGGGGCTTTAAGACTGGTGTTAATGAGGTTGGCGAAGACTTAGGTCGGACTTGCAAGATCAGTCTGAGCTCCTTGCTGGTCATGCTTCGAGTTGAAGAGGGTGAGCTAAAGAATGGTCGGTGGTGTGGCGATGCTCAGATGAAGGATCTGATACAAGTTGTCGGATCTAAAATAAGGAAGAAAAGTTCACCTGCCGAAGTTTGTCCAATGGAGAACCTTCCGATTCCTAAGTTAGATAAGAATATTAGAAAAATAACGGAGAGTTAAGAGAGAAAGTGGCAGTGTAAGTATGGAGAACGTCAAGAGAGCATACTTGGAAATTCTTCAGGTGCTGCTTATACAGATAAAGATCGACATTCGTTACCAAGTAAGATGGGCAGCACAATAAACGCTCGGTAACCATTCATGCATTATACACGTCAGCTTAACTGGGCGCAATTGTGGGCCAATAGGGAATTGTCCGCCGTTAGGAAGAATTTAAATATTGTCATGGCAGTTTTTAATAAGGGCTACGCGGTGAACTTCTATTGGTCGGTGTGCCCACGTCCGAGGCACCTCTTGAAGATGTCACAAGACCACTATCAAATGTTCTTAGCACGTCCAAGATTGCTTCATCGATTTCCCAGGTCATGCCTATGCTCAAGTGGGAATCTCGCATGTTACCTGATGACCAGAAGTCCCAGAGCCCGTCCAATTATTACCTCAACCTGTCACATTACTTTAGCATGCAATTGTTggtaggggtgcaaatgagtCGGGTCGGACCGGATCATGAGTAACCTCGACCCAACCCGGTTTCTTGTTCGGATTCTAATATTGGACCCAGAACTAATCTAATAAAAGATCGGATTAGATCGGGTCAATTGCTAAAATTTCTAATCCAACGGATCATTtaggtcggatcgggtccatGTATAATCCGGTCCTAATCCAAAAAATTTGGGTCCTGATTTGGGTCAGAAAATTGGAAGCCATTGCAGAAATTACAaagtagaaaaatagaatatataCAATAGAATAAACAAATCATCACAGTGAAAaccgtattttttttctttttatttttttgatttctcATAGGGATAGACCCTTGTTGTGTTGCCCATACTCGTGTGAGCTAAGCTGGCGGGGACGAACCCAAGGCTGCTAATATTTGGGCTTCCCAAGTGATCTGATCAATGTATTCTCGGATCACTATTTTCTCTAGATTTCATTGCTCGAGATCGATCTCCCACTAAGATATTCCCCGTCCCTGCTCTCCCCCTCCTGCTCCTATGGGGAGCCTAAACAGGAGCCAGATCCCCTTCTCCACTGTCGGCGATGGGCCCCACCACCACAAtcacctcctccctctcttcacAACAGCCCACCAGATCAGTGCCCTTGCCCTCGTCCTTGCCACCTTCCTCACTCGTGCCTTTGACCGCCTCCCTTCCCCCGCTCCCTTCTCCACCGACCGCTCCATCGCCTTCCTCTTCGACCGCTTCGGCACCCTCCACTGACTTGATCAAGGCTACGGCCCTAGCCTTGACCTCAAGATCTACATCTACGAAGAGCGCGACGAAATCCAAGGTTTCAACAAGAAGAAATCGAAATAAAAAACAAGCAAAGGTACAAGAAACCCAAGGTTCATACCATCTTGGGTGGAAATATAATTGACGCAGTCGTGGCCGAGGGAGTGCCCGATAGTGGAATCGCGGCAGACTCGGACGGATGTCGACGCCTCGACGGAGGAGAAGAGCTTGAGATGTGTGCGTCTGTCACTGCCCGTGGAGGTCCCCGACGTAGAGCGCTGGCACGGGGCCGTCGGAAGCATCACCATTACTCTTCTCAATAatccaagaaaataaaaacttaGGATTAGGATTCAGCTCGGGTCGTGGGGTTGGAAATCCAAAAATTCAAATAGatcaggtcggatcgggtcagaTCTGAATTCAGTAAATCCATACCCGACCCAAAAAAAGAAACACGTCTAATTTTAGAATCTGACCTAACCCCATGGGTTCTCTAAAATAGGTCGGTTTAAATCTAAGTGGCTGATTTGCCTCCTTAATTGCTAGCGCCGGAGTCCCACCATGTTCAAGTGCGGAAGGAATCAAAgatggaggaaaaaaaagaatgcgGGAAATCTTCGAGGTAGCGAATCATACCCTTTCTCGCACTTACAAGGCAAGCAGGACGCAGGTTCCGAGAAACGAACTCCCATTTCCCTATTCTCACCCTTTTTTATCTACTTGAGGGAAGAGATATCGTCTCTTTCTTGAAACCCCCCTCTTCCTCGATGCTTCGCTGCTGTCCGGAAAGCGCTCCCTTTTCTGCAAGTAGacttgggcatcgggccgtgccgggccggcccggcccaggcccaccgggcccgaggtctaaacgggccgtgcctggcccggcccgcttcataagcgggccgtgccgggcacggcccgttCAGCATAGAAcggaagcccggcccggccccaggcccgtctagtggcgggccgggccgggcatggcacgagacgggccgggccgggcacggcacgagacggcccgggccgggcacggcacgagacgggccgtgccgtgcttggccgtGCCGGGCACGAGACGGGCCTCTGGGCCACCGCATCCTCCCCGGACGCGGACCGCACCACCCAGCTCGAGAACCCCCGGCAACCGTACTCGGCGAACACCGAGAACCCATCCCCCGGCTTCCACACACTGCCATCGGAGAGCGGGTAGCAGCAGCCGAAGTAGCTCCGCTTGCCGTCGCAACCCCCGACGACGCCGATCCTGTCGCAACCGATCTTGCAGACGGAGGAGTCCTCGCAGGCGTAGAGGCGGAGGACGTTATCGGCGGTGACGGCGAAGAAGGGGCTGCGGTCGAAGACGAAGGAGGAGCGGTTGACGTTGGAGTACCAGGGGTCACATGAGGAGGTTGAGTTTGGGGAGTAGTCGAGTAGGAGGAACCCGGAGGGAAGGAAGTCGATGATGCGGAGGTCGGTGGAGCCCAGAGTGAGGAAGAGGGCTGACGGGGTGGAGTCATCGGAGCAGGAGAGGCGGAAGGAGTCGATGGCGGGGCCGCAGGAGGAGTTGAGGTGAAACGGGAAGGGGATGGGGAGGTGACCGCACCTCTCGCCGCATTTGTTGGGGAAAAGGGCTTGGGGAAAGGCGAAAGGGAGTaaggaaaagaggaggaggaggaggaggaggaaggaaccAGGCATGGCGAGAGTGGTAAAGAAAGGCCATGGAGAGCGGGGAGGGAGGAACTTTTAGTAGAGAGGGGAGACCGGGATCCGTACAGGGAGGGGTCTTGGGAGGTGGTGACGGGAACGGGTTTCGGAGACGGGGACGGGGAACGAGGCATGGGAGAGCGCGAGCGAGGCGGGGGCATGTCGggggagacgggccgtgccgtgcttggcccgcgggccaagagcgggccgtgccggcccaggcccgaagcgggccgtgccgggctcggcccgcgggccagaaacctgtgacccagcacggcccccttaaatgggccgtgccaggcatggcccggtactgtagctagcgggccgtgccaggcacggcccgcttcgtgccgggccgtgggcggcccggcccagtgcccaactctgTCTGCAAGGAAGGTCCAACTACCTTGTTTTTTTAGATGACTTTAGGTCTACTTTTTAGATGGATCAGGTCCCGTTATATGTTAAATGTGCCATTCCGGTTCTTCAACGAAGCTCCCCGCTCTGGGGAAC is a window from the Phoenix dactylifera cultivar Barhee BC4 unplaced genomic scaffold, palm_55x_up_171113_PBpolish2nd_filt_p 000112F, whole genome shotgun sequence genome containing:
- the LOC103723221 gene encoding uncharacterized protein LOC103723221 — encoded protein: MAASTMSSAAAAATYSSSLSPSSSLSSKSKPLKILAMASRKKVNRYDGNWAKQWYGAGIFVEGSEEVSVDVVKKLEERKVLSGVEKAGLLSKAEQLGFTLSSIEKLGFFSKAEELGLLSFLERAAGVSPSVLASVSLPLLLAAVAAVVLIPDDSAALVAAQVVVAAALLIGAVGLFVGSVLLGGLQESD